The Anopheles moucheti chromosome 3, idAnoMoucSN_F20_07, whole genome shotgun sequence genome contains the following window.
TTCTGTCATACGCTAGATTTATGGGACTATTACATGTGTGTGGAGTGATACAGAGACGTGAGAGAAGGTAACGCCCGCCAGCGGAACAAGTGGAGCGGCATGGCGCAAAAGCATGGATATAGAATTGTGTGTGAAGTGTGACGGAAGtggaaataataaagtaaagcaaaaggaaaaaccccgAAACGTGTGCTGTTCGTTTGCGAAAAGGGATTCTTGCAGGGGATGTTCCTTTCTTTTCGGTTATGTTTTATTGCTATTATTTAAGTACATCGCTCATAAACCCTCATCTATTCACTTTTATCGCATGTTTGCTTTCTTCGCAGTTTCATCTCCAATCGAATTACTTCACCTGCTCCAAGGAACATTTGCTCACCAACATCGTCTCGATACTCCGCAAAGCTTAACCCTGCCGTTTCACACATTCCAATCCGCTTCATAAGTCGCAAAGAGGTCGCACTTGTTGCTTCCACGGTGACACTTTGCACTGCTGGCCAACGGACACGAACCAATCGGATCTGTTCCTCCATCAATCGGCGACCGATCGAATGGCCACGGTGAGCAGGATGTACTGCCAGCATGGTAACAAGGTACGAACTCCCGCTTCCGGAAGCACGTGAACTTAGACACTCCAGAAACGCTGTTATTTCGGCAAACTTTCGTGTGGTGATAGGTGTCACGATGACGCCCGTTGGTGGTCTTCCAATCGCAAGTCCAACTAATTGGCGGGTACTAGTGGCGCGTGCCAGAATTATGGTGCCCTGGTCCAGGAAAGAGAGAGCGTTTTCCATGTCGTCCACCGTAACGTCGGGACCATCCCGATGGGCTAAGGTAAGTGGTTCTTCTGGGTAGAAATAGTTGGCAAGCGCTTCGCGCACTATTTCCCTATCGGCACCCGTTGCTATACCGTACTCGTAACTCATCTCGGCACTGGTACTGTTCTCTAACTACACTAACGAGGGTAAACTGCTGTGAACGGTTTGGTTGATCGAATCATAATGGGAAATAAGCGTGAGAGCGATCAGCTTTCCCATTAGCATAACTGGCGAACTATTTAACTCCGTTGCAAAGTAGCCCGGCTGTTACAAATGACCTTGGTTAGTAAAATTGAtccattttaattattattattaactgTCCGTACTCATTTGCTTTGAGTGTCGCTGTAATTTGAATATGAAACTGGATTGAAAACTGCGACATTTTACACAACGGTTTGCATTCTCATGCTTTATTGATTTGGGTATGTAAAATGTCCAACAGCTGGCAATTAGGGGTATTCATTAATCAATGATAAATGGGACGGGTTTGTTTAAATGCACCATATTGTCTGTAGGTGTAAACAAAATATGGTGAGTTGAATTACCCTTTAACAATTCgtaattataaatttaatgtaCTGTTCTTTCAATTTGACTCAACTCGGGGATGACTGAAACAAATGACTTCAACTTGATAACTTCGACTAATGACGTGGGAGCAACATAAAGAATTTAAATGCTTATTATATTACTAACTTCTCTTTTATATGGGCTAAACGATCATGTACTTTTAAGAAGGTTAATTAACAATTTGGTACTTAGCGAAACGGATTCTCATTACGTTTGTTATCTTGTTCTTCTCATTTAGAGTGTCTGCGGTCTTTGTTGAAATTAATCTGTGTGTGATCTGAGTGTGATTAAAATTAATCTTTGTTGAATAGTTGCAAAGGGTCCACTCGCGGCGTAAAACCAAACAGGGTAAGTTATTGAACGTTCCACTAAATAATTGATATTCATGCTATCGACTCGGTCTTTACGCGATAATATCGGACTAACATTCCGCTTGCTTTGTTTCgatattcaaatttaaatgcGAAAGTAGCAAGCTGCGTTTAGAGTTTAAATCGGGAACTGTGTCTCCTCGGACAGTGCAGCCGGCAAGGTAACGACGGCAGCTGGAATCGTTATGCCACCGGTATCATGCACCACGGAATCAACGCTTTCGGGCGGCAGAAAGCAATCGAACGAAATTTCCGGAGCATTCTGGGGCTGACGCCCTTGATCCGTTGCGCTCATGCCCCTGCCGTGCTGTGCCCCATGCTCATGTTCCCGCTCGATGTCGCACTCCATCTGAGAATCTTCATCGTTGGATTTTATCAATCCCGCTTTATGATTGGCTTGGTGGCGCTTCAGATTCTGTGCATTAATCGATGCATAATCGCACAGTGTGCATTTCATCTGTTGGTACTCTTTCGGGTGTTGGGTTTGTATGTGGCAACGCAGGGCACTCGGTTGTACCAGCCTGATGCCACACGTTTTGCACTGGTAGGCCTTTTCGTTGCGATGGCGCCGTTCGTGGTAGCTGAGAGCGCTCGGATCCGCCGTCCGAAAGGGGCAGCTTTTACAGGTTAGCGGCTTCAACCCCGAATGTTGTCGGATGTGAATCTGTGGGTGGGAGAGATACGTAGTGAGACGTAAAATCCTACGGGCGCTTGGGGAACATTTTGGTAAAACTTACGTTAAGTGTTGCCTTCCGAGCACATTTGTATCCACACACGTTGCACACGAAGGGCTTTATCTTCAAGTGTACCGTTTTGATGTGTTTGGAAAGTATCTTCGAGTTGGAAAACATGTGCTTGCAGATGTTGCAGCGTCTTTCCGCGTACCAGCGTAGTTTCTCCTTCACCTCCAGTTCTTCTTCATCCTCGTGCGTGTCCTTTTTTCGATGTAACGCCTCGTGTACCGCACGTTGCGACGTGTTGACAAACTTCTTACCACACACCCGACAGGAAACATCGAGCGTTTGGTTCAGGCGGTGCGTTTGCAGGTGCTTAAACACGTGCACCGTGTAGACAAAGCGCTTCTCACACACCGGACACCGTAGCATACCAAGATCAATCTGATGTTCGCGCCACACGTGCATCAGGCAAGGCTTCCAGGAATCGAACTTATCATCACATTGACTGCATTTAAAGCTGAAACGTTTCCGTGGCAAGCCAGCTTTAGCGCCCCCATCGGAAGCTTCCGGCATGGAATCATTTTCCGCGTGACAGCGCAAATGTTGGTCCCGGATATCGTACGATGCGAACTTGTACGGGCAACCTTTACGGGAACATTTGTGGGGTTTTTCGTACTGGAACTTTTCCGTCAGCGATTTCAGTGTGACGGTTTGCAAAAAGTCCTCTTCCTGATCACTTTCCTCCTCGCTAGGAGCGCTCTGTTCCGGTTGAACTTTCTTCGCCCGTGTTCGACGGGTTCCTTTTAGGTTTGGTGGACTGTTTTTGAGTGGTTCATCCTCGCATGACGATGAGCTGCGATAGGAAGATTGCTCGTTGGCCACCGTACTGGAGGATGTTGATGGTTTGATGCTGTAGTCAATCTGGTCGACGGCTTCTTCGTCGTAGTCGTCATTAGATGTTCGACTGTATGCAAACCTTTTGTGGCTAATGCAATCAAGTTCTTCGATCATGTGCTGCTTAATTTCCTGCATTGTATCGTATATAACCATCCCACAATAACCGCAGGCATACCTTTTATTCAGATTACCGGTTTGTTCGGTATCTTGCTTGAGCGTTCGTGTTGTCCAACTAGGAGGAATATTGACCGACTCTTCGCGGTCATTGCTTACGGACATAATTTGATAACATTCTCCACTAGTATTAGCTGAATCGAAGTTCTAAAATGGGTAAAAACTATTACTTTAGTATAATACTTAAACATGTCAGAAAGCAGCTTACCGTGGAGGACACGTTAGCACCATTTGGCTTGGTGAAATCTATTTCTGGTTTAATGAACATGTCGATTTGCACAAAATTGTGACGGACATTTAATGAAAAGCTGTTGTTATCGGTGAAAGATGTAATTGAttactttataaaaaaaatctaaaaaacacaaatgaaaacaaccgGTGAGGCCATTTGACAGTTACAATGTGGCAGTGTTGCCATTTTTgcaaagagaagaaaataaatattatttacgTTATTGTACAAACATTGTGGTGGATTTATTTGACTTGAATGATATTGTTAAACTTATTCAACTTAATGCTCTCCAACCATTTGTAGACgttctatttaatttttataaaacaagaTGGGCTAGAAGCGGCTATCTGCTAGTGTCAAATAAAATCGTACCAAAGTGGGCTCACTTGGCGCACATGCTCTCTCTGACACTGTTGACGTTTCTTGTCTTGCACTCTTGCACGGAAACACACATTCGCGTTTTGCCGACACAAAATCGCTtgtgcgaaaggaaaaaaggcaTCCTTGTGTGGTAATCCTGAGGTTCTGTGATAAAGCTGGCCCGCTTTCTACCATCTTCCTAGCGCATATTCATAAACGAAGTTTTCGTACGCAACCAAACCGTGTTGTTTAGCAGCAGCGGAGGTTGCGGTATCGAACCGGGACTTAGAATTTGTGCATCGTTGATCGAGAACCGTGACAGGGTATGGTCATGTCCCTGCGGAGGTGCTGAAACGAAAACGGTAGAAAGAAACACCGTGCGAGCCGCTTATTTAATCGGTTTCTTCAAGAAAAAGATTATCCATCAAACGTCCATCACGCACCATTCGTAGCAGAGCGTGTCTACTACCCTGTTTCTGTTCGCAAAACAGCCTCACCAAAGGCGGTTGTGTTGTAAACAATGGCCTCCCCGCTAGAGTATTATGTTAATTTTGTTCGTACACAGAGCAGTGCAGGTAAGGGCATAGGAAATTATGTAAACAAAGATGATTTTTCGATTCGAACGTGTTGCGATAAATGCACGACCCTTTTTAGGTAACTTTCGCGAACTGGTGGTATATTTAATCGATTCGGTCGAGCTGGTGACGAAGAATGGCAACATCCTGGACAATGTAATGGAAACGTTAGATATTCAGCAGCACTCGTTGGGCTACCTGTTCGTGCTATCGGCGAAGTTTAACGATTCGAGTGTAAGTATGGAATGTTTGGAGAGTTTTTGAGGGTGGTGGttcattaatttcaattcGTTCTTCACTCACAGAACGTCGACGACACAGATAACGTTCTACGGAGTGTGCGGGAATTCATCACCTCCTGCGATGCCGAACAAGTTCGATTTGCACCACAAGTTTGTAAGTTGAGTCAATTTGGTGGCACATAGCATGGGTAACTAGAGTAATCGGTTGCCTTGGCGAAGAATCCCCAGACTACTGTactgcattttattttcacgcaTTGGCTTGCATCGTTCGAGTTTAGTTTAATGAAACATGTACCCTTGTGTTGTTCCTAGATTACGAACTCTGCCATCATCTGACGACGGCGCtggtaaaaaacaaacaacacatcaTCCAGGGCATACACGTGCTCGTGCTAGCGCTGGAGAAGATACGTCTGTTCAACAACCAGCTAACACCCATCCATGCCGACCTATGTCAGCTGTGCCTGTGTGCGAAGGTGTTCAATCCGGCGATACGCTTGCTGGACTACGACATTGCCGCGATCGCCACCACCGATGATAACTACGCGGACACGAAGTACTTCCTGCTGTACTATTACTACGGTGGCATGATCTACACGGCGGTGAAGAACTACGAGCGGGCGCTGTACTTTTTCGAGGTGGCCGTCTCGACACCTGCCCTTGCGATGTCGCACATTATGCTCGAATCGTACAAGAAGTACATTCTGGTGTCGCTCATTCTGCACGGCAAGGTGCTACCAATACCGAAGTACTCGTCGCAGGTTATTACCCGGTTTATGAAGCCGCTCAGCCACGCGTACCACGATCTGTCCAGCGCGTACAACACCTCGTCGCCGGATGAGGTACGAAACGTAGTGAACAAGTTTCGCGACTCGTTCCAGCGGGACACGAACATGGGTTTGGTGAAGCAGGTCGTCGCATCGCTGTATAAGAAGAACATTCAGCGATTGACGAAAACGTTCCTCACGCTGTCGCTGGCCGATGTGGCCAGTCGTGTGCAGCTGAGTGGGCCGGCCGAAGCGGAGAAATATATTCTCAATATGGTACGTACCTCAGCGATGAGCTTTGACGAGGGAGTTGTTGAGAATGCCATTTAATTTTAGATCAAATCTGGTGAGATATTTGCCACCATCAATCAAAAGGATGGTATGGTCGTGTTCAAGGATGATCCACAGGAGTACAACGACCAGGAGGTGTTCGAAATGGTGCAGCATCAAATAGGCTTAGTGATGGGGCTGAACAAGCAAATTCTTAAGATGGACGAAGAGATAATGCTCAACCCAGTGGTAAGTAAGCTGATGAAAGGTTATTGATACGCTCATACATACAGTGGGTAATGTATTGATTTCTCCCAACTTTAGTTTGTTAAAAAATCGTTTGGCAACCAAGAAGACGACGGAATCGGTTGCAATTCGAAGGTTTATAGTAGGTAAGTTGCGTTTATCTTCGCAATGAATCTTATTTGTTCGCTCACTTaccaaacaaaattatttttatttcaatcgttCCATAACTCAGTGATCCAACGGAATAAATTGTTGATTatgtaaaaaagaaatcccCAGCATAAGGAGATAATGGCATCCATGTACGAAGGGCACGAACAACGGCAGGAACAGGAATGGCACGAATCCCAACGAATCGAACTGATAAACTTAAAAAAGGCCGATAAGAAAGAggacgcaaaagaaaaacgattttCACAGAGGCATGCTGGGAATTGTTGCAAAAGTTTcgccagttttttttaagtaaagTCATTAGCTCCACATTACGTTCGGTTTTCTTCACCCCCAAAGCGGATCATTGGTTTCGAGGCAATaggcatacacacgcaaagaGATGAACAATGGAACAGGAAAACAGAAAGCGTCCGGTTTTGGTTGTCATCCTGTCCTTCTCGGTGCCTCTGCAGGGGGTCACCTGTGGAGTAAAGAAGTTTCCGACAGAAGTGTTGATACAGAAGATGTGAAGTAATCGATCGATGTAATAAAATGAAGACCGGATCTGAGAATGTAGATCATTATTGTGTCGTCGTGAGTTTATGAAAAATATGTTCTGCCGAAACTACAGCCCCGAGGTGAATGAATATAATTACTTACTGTTTATGTTATTCATTGTTGATAAAATTTAACAATGTCAATAGTAAGACTGACATCTGGAGAATAAAACTGCGAGAACTAGAGTCCTCGATTACGGCTCTCCTCTCTTCCGGTGATCGCACACTACCACTAACCACTACTAGCATTACGAGAAACCCCCCATTTCCGTATTGGTGACTGTTCAGTGATGCAGTTCTCCTACACGTGCAGTTCAGTGATAGATAGGctctgttttgtgtttggtaAAAACTAGTGCAAAATATAGCAAAGTGCTTAAATTATGTGATTCACTTACTAATGAATGTCGATAGATTCTTTCGATGTCATTGgtaatgtgtttatttgtgttaaCCTGCTAAAAACAGGAGGATTTGTTCTGCCCTAAAGTAGCGTCACCGCGTGGGCGACGGCGTCCGATCTGTTTGTTTACGGTAGTGTTTGTGACATTTTGTAAATGTAATCTGTAATTGCGTGAGTGACAACGCAGTGTAGATCATTAGTAGGGTAGTGTTGTGTGCAAGTGGTTTGTGGTAGTGTAAAGGCGGATCCtagtaaatatttataataaaaatagttcGGATTTGTTTTTACGGCATGGAGTGTTTAAAATGCTCCGCCGTTCTTTTAATTGGTGATAATGTGAGTATAATAATGTGCTTTTCATGTGTGATGTTTGTTTAGATAAGGCTTGGAGGGTACAAAGATTGATCGAACCGAACTAAATATGCATTTCTGTAGTTAGATATTATGACGTGGTTGAACTTGTTATTTACTCGTTTTTTGTAAATAGTATTTCAAAAATCAATGAAAACATTGATTCTGTCAGCGGCCCTGACTTTTTGCTAAGAAACGAATTGCCAAAGCACCAATTGTTGGAAGACTTTCGTCTCATCAACATGCTTTTTTTGCGCATTTCGATCTAAAACGAGCATTTGAGACAATATCAAGACTGTTATTGTGGTCAACATTAAAGCGTTTTGGTATTGTGGGGAGGGAGCTTAATTGGTTCGaaagttatttaaaagaaagaaCTCAGCGAACTCAGGAAGCTCTAAATCAGAGGCTATAAAAAACACCCTTGGAAGTTCCGCAAGGAAGTGTTATTGGACCAATTTTGTGCATGATGTATATAAATGACATGAAACAGGTGTTGAAGTCTTGTGAGATCAATCTTTTTGCTGACAATATTGGTGCTATTGGTGTCCATGCAGACCTAGCCATATGCATGGAACGGTCCAGAAAGCTGGTAGACGATTACCCAATCAATTGGTACTCGGTAGACCTCTTTAACGGACAATGGGGGAATTGTATATGGGAGTTTACTTGTTGAAGAGTTTAAGTTTGAATATCATAAAAGATAATTGTGTCTCCCTCAAACCTGTGTGTTGGGGTATGAGGTGGgacttatcatcatcatcatcatcatcatcatctaatGCGACTGCATACATTGGCGTACATCATAGAATGATCAAACGTGCACATACTACCACCAAATAGTAATAACCCATCCACCAGGATACTTAGACATTATAGCACATGTGTTATACAGGTTGATGTTACGGTTCTGTTGAAATTCAATGATATGGTtgagttgttttatttcttatgttttttttcttcttttcgctcTTGTTGCATTTCGTgatggatttgttttgttcactttgAAATTTCATTGAAATTGCTATTGTTAGCGgagtaaagttttgttttcttacaatttttaaatttcactttttttgttttctaaacaTTCCTACAGTCCCATTGTGAATACCTAGGATCACTTATTTAGCTTCCCATCGTCAGCGTCTCCTTAGCTGACTAACTTTCCCGCCCCCCATACCAGGGCACCATCATCAAATTCTTTTAGTTTTGAATCTTTGTCTTTGTTTTAGTAATGCATTTCAATCATTTCAACTGGTTCTGggtgtgttttatgttcttCCAATGCGCTTTTGCCTTATGGCTTATGTAAAGATGCTTTTGGTATCGCTTCGTTCGCTAATGTGAccgctgtttgtttgtttctttgctaAACATTTTATCATTGAGAGAGATTATCTTAAATTCCATGTGTCCTAATTTTCATGCTGCTTTGCATGCAAAAGAAGATGCCACAAAATCAattggaacaaacaaaaaaccaactgGTCTACTGGGGTTTAATCCAATTCGTTACCCAACCTCGTTCAGGTTGTTGTTCAGCTTTGGATGTTGGGAAACTGTTTGTAACGTTTATTTTAATGTCCTTTTTCGACATCTTCATTACCCGAGAGGTAGTAGCACATAAACGAAACTAATGAAAGGAACATTCGTAGCTGCATTTTGACATGTCTTCTGTTGGCGTCTGTATGTCGAGAGTTCATCGCATGCTTTCGTGTGCCATACTAAGTACTGGCCCGTTTGCCATTTTGGGTTTATCGCGTTTATCGCTTTACAACTTTTGCTTTTACTTGCTTCTATGGTTTCTTCTGTCATTACAAAtctatggttttttttctgtatttgtTTCTATCGCACTTACCGGTTACACATTCGCTACGTCCATCGCTTTTATTTCTACTTCTTCTCCACGGTCTCTAAACAATTTCCCACTGCCCTAATCGACACCGCTTCCTATCCCCACTGCCGTCTACCGCTTTTATTGTCATGAAGTCTTGGATTCgtcttgctttttattttttttttaaataagccTCTTTATCTCGAGGTGAATCAGAATTGAGAAGTGCAAccgttgtttttaatttgttgtgTAATTTatctgttgtgtttttcttccccgtttgttttatcatttttaccCTTGcgttttcttctttaataTGGTGCTtttgtctgtgtttttttcttgttgctttcATAATAAGCGATTGGTTTTCTACTTTGTaactgttgtgtttttgtttttcttcggtAATTTCTTTAGCAAATGATGTGCTGTGATACTATTTTACAACAGTTTGGTTAGAGAAAAATCTGGGGCACGTGCAGTTGCGCGCGCATTTTCTATTGCTACGAATTGTCAGGAGGTTTTGTTCAGGGGGAGGAAGTTCCAGTGTTCTGTTCATTCTACATGTTTGGCAAATTTGTAACTGGAGATAAATTGTATTTCTTGTTATATTGGTTTTGGTAAAACTTTTCTTGCCTTGTTTCGGCGAGTGAAACACGTCTCCTGGCTCTCATGTAGTGGCTGCTTTCGGACAGTGGCGATTGAGTGCTTTTGAATGGTGCGGAATCTCGATACTCCTGAAGAAGAGCAGAAAGGACCGTCCGGGACCGGATCGGATCCTCAATTCACCTATTTacaccggtgtgtgtgtgtgtgtgtgcatgtggcagaaaagaaaatggaaagctTCTCCACTTGAAATTAGCTATTAAACTCAGCAAAGGTAGTTAACGCATGCGttaggttgttttttgtttttgcatcaaaTTTAACAAGTGTTCAACTAGTGAATCCTTCCCTGTCCCTTGCATTCTCTaacaggtgtgtgtgtgtgtctgttgattttgtgtgtatgtttaaTCTCCTGAACCGGACCACCGGTTGCTCCATGACTGGATTCGATTAGATCTATTAACATTGTTCAATTTTTACTAACCTTCAAGTTTCGTTCTGTTGTCACCGTGGATCGTTCTCATGCAGCGAGAGTTTACTGACTACTAAAATCAAGTGTTACggtgaaaaacgaaacgattaCACCCGCGCTCCAATCAAGGATTGATATTTTACTTCCTTTACTCAACAAGTTTTTGGCAGTTTTTGGTTGTGTAATTTAAAGTTCTTTGCGATGTCGATTTCGATTACCGCGAATTCGTGGGTACGTGTAAAACGTTAATGGACAGTAGGGCGGTTAGCATCGTTCAATCACAACGGAATAGCGTGTACGTGTAACCGAATGACTTCGAACGGACAATCGATAACCGGACCGGAAAGCTATGCATTGTGTAAATAACGTTTAGATGTGTACAAATCGAACGCATTTTGGCAGTTTAGAGGGTTTTGATTTTACGCTATAT
Protein-coding sequences here:
- the LOC128303849 gene encoding zinc finger protein 846, producing MFIKPEIDFTKPNGANVSSTNFDSANTSGECYQIMSVSNDREESVNIPPSWTTRTLKQDTEQTGNLNKRYACGYCGMVIYDTMQEIKQHMIEELDCISHKRFAYSRTSNDDYDEEAVDQIDYSIKPSTSSSTVANEQSSYRSSSSCEDEPLKNSPPNLKGTRRTRAKKVQPEQSAPSEEESDQEEDFLQTVTLKSLTEKFQYEKPHKCSRKGCPYKFASYDIRDQHLRCHAENDSMPEASDGGAKAGLPRKRFSFKCSQCDDKFDSWKPCLMHVWREHQIDLGMLRCPVCEKRFVYTVHVFKHLQTHRLNQTLDVSCRVCGKKFVNTSQRAVHEALHRKKDTHEDEEELEVKEKLRWYAERRCNICKHMFSNSKILSKHIKTVHLKIKPFVCNVCGYKCARKATLNIHIRQHSGLKPLTCKSCPFRTADPSALSYHERRHRNEKAYQCKTCGIRLVQPSALRCHIQTQHPKEYQQMKCTLCDYASINAQNLKRHQANHKAGLIKSNDEDSQMECDIEREHEHGAQHGRGMSATDQGRQPQNAPEISFDCFLPPESVDSVVHDTGGITIPAAVVTLPAALSEETQFPI
- the LOC128304451 gene encoding uncharacterized protein LOC128304451, whose translation is MSYEYGIATGADREIVREALANYFYPEEPLTLAHRDGPDVTVDDMENALSFLDQGTIILARATSTRQLVGLAIGRPPTGVIVTPITTRKFAEITAFLECLSSRASGSGSSYLVTMLAVHPAHRGHSIGRRLMEEQIRLVRVRWPAVQSVTVEATSATSLRLMKRIGMCETAGLSFAEYRDDVGEQMFLGAGEVIRLEMKLRRKQTCDKSE
- the LOC128301529 gene encoding COP9 signalosome complex subunit 3, which produces MASPLEYYVNFVRTQSSAGNFRELVVYLIDSVELVTKNGNILDNVMETLDIQQHSLGYLFVLSAKFNDSSNVDDTDNVLRSVREFITSCDAEQVRFAPQVYYELCHHLTTALVKNKQHIIQGIHVLVLALEKIRLFNNQLTPIHADLCQLCLCAKVFNPAIRLLDYDIAAIATTDDNYADTKYFLLYYYYGGMIYTAVKNYERALYFFEVAVSTPALAMSHIMLESYKKYILVSLILHGKVLPIPKYSSQVITRFMKPLSHAYHDLSSAYNTSSPDEVRNVVNKFRDSFQRDTNMGLVKQVVASLYKKNIQRLTKTFLTLSLADVASRVQLSGPAEAEKYILNMIKSGEIFATINQKDGMVVFKDDPQEYNDQEVFEMVQHQIGLVMGLNKQILKMDEEIMLNPVFVKKSFGNQEDDGIGCNSKVYSSDPTE